Sequence from the Tripterygium wilfordii isolate XIE 37 chromosome 10, ASM1340144v1, whole genome shotgun sequence genome:
aaattaatataaaaaacaataaaatggggcataaaggccaaccataagtattaacagaaataaaaagttatattagGCGGCTCAGCCGaccacataagcatatatatatataaaggtggggcagtgtaaagccaaccacaaatataaataatactgtaaatgaaataaataaataaacgttactgttagtggcagaaatttaaatgttagtaagttagtaagtgttagtgacagttattataaacagatataggcggtagcagtagaaccagccaataatatataattagatggggcggttaagccatccataaaaaaaaaaaaaaaaaaaaaaaaaaaaaaaaaaaaaaaaactgaaaaaccttctattaaggaggtgtaggatactaatattataatatatatatatatatatatatatatatatatatatatatatatatacaagagttagataacaatatattaaatcagtccccggcaacggcgccaaaaacttgatgtggagtttagtacccgctaaaagtataacGATtttaaacccaaattatactcgcaagtgcacgaatcaattgtagtatagaagtggcaaatacgagtgtcgtacccacagggactgaatattaaatatatgcaattccaactctttgtaattatcaatggaacaaaataaataaggattaacacaaataaacaaacactagggatccgatttcaccaactctattgtatttaaattatttagccgacaattatcatttcattcatgcatgtcaaagatcaagtcccctaatttatgtaatagtcatgggcatttgacttaccacgcctattcccaattgcaaccatccatgggcatttggattggctaggacaatcaagaatgcattaggatttatggtaacttatgtagcgatcacaaagatcctagcatatgacatttatgtctaggtaactccggtattaattgcaagaagctggtctcaaattggacatgggcatttgcctcaatttgcatcatggtaatcaaacctagatggtagctaagcatcaagatttaattatcaataaagaatagctaattaacacttgacatagcataaataaactaataattaatcaaaccaaatttatttagatacaatagagtggatccgtcatcaccctagtaagaggattagttcctcatactagatttacacaaccaacaattgatctcataaaattctagaaagaatatgtgagaaaattgttgtaaaagagaaaataaaactcaagaactcactccttggtttttgtcctcctcttgcctctttctcccctcctttaatgttgtcttgtattccttcctctcctttttttcccctctccctcctttctctagctctctatttataggaaattaggagctatccatccattgagaattttcaaaccaaaaatgttgaatggccaaatatgtcaaaggaagggatgtcaccaccattgaaaaatagtgttgcacatgaccaatttgtactataaaaatgatggtgatgcagggaatgatgtcaagagagatatacatatatgtgtatatatgtataggtggaaatggtaatggttttgacaaatcatgtggtgggctttcaaatgataatcaaagaaatgggtcaagatggtagtggacacaagcaaatgggCTCTTCACGAAATGtgccagcaaatgttgaacatgggttggtatgaattgggcctgaaaatataaaaacaaatataaagtgagtgagaatgatatttgcattttaatggtgtaatactcactttaagccttaattatctaacaaatgccttaataattcattattaaaagtgtacatttttggcacttatcatgTTTTACAAAATGTTTTATGTTCGAAGCTGTAACACCTCGAACTTCGAACTTGGTGTAACATGTTGATAATAGCATGTGTTTCATAATGCCGCGCAAAACGCGAGTGTGCCACTAGTTCAGAATAACAACCATGGCAGTGAGAGGCATCGTTAACCAAATCACCGATTCTCATAGTGGCTTCGCCGACATTCCCAATCTTGGCAAATTGAAAGGATATCTCCTTCGCCATATGCTTTCTGCCTTTCTAGGTCTACATCTTCGTCTTGAAGAAGTGTCAACTGGATTGGTTATATGGGCTTGAGATCATATCTTTCTCAGGCTTTACAATTGGGCTTATTTCTCTTTACTTATTAGTTGTTTTAATTATATGGCCCATAGCCTTTGGACCCATGTATTTTAATAGTTATTGTTTTcaaatgtattattttattctAGCTGTCCCATCTTGTGTCCGTTGGGCTCAGCTCCTTTTATTGAGACTTGTAGTCTGTTGTACATCACTTTTGAATATATGAATTACAAAGACTTTCATCTATCTCTCCTACAGTCTCCTTCTTCCTCACCTCCTTCTTCCTCAACTCATCTTTTTTGATTAAAGCATTTACACTTTGAATTTatatcatggtatcggagcttgatCCGTCAAGCACAGGGGCAACAGCTTCAGGCGTTGCTCAAACAACTTCAGGAATCCGCACTGAGGTTTCATAAATACCAGCATTGTCAACTGGTATTATTTCTTCAACTACAGGGATCAACAATTTCTCCATGGCAAGTCCATCACTTTCGCCCTATATCCCTGCAATAAGTCAAACAGACTTGTTAAGAGCAGCTAATGCTTCAACTATTAACACTGGAACTCAAGGCAACTTGGTTTCAGGATGCAATTACACAACATCCACCTTACCACCTTTCACCATGTCACAACCTATTTTACCTACACCTCCAACTTAGCCAAACATTTCATCACATCCAAATTTACATAATTTACTTTCATCAGCACCAGTGAACCATTACAGTCATAACCTGTTTCAAAACCCTTATGCTTGTTTGCCTAATGATTTTTCTGTTCATAAACTCATCTCACTGGAGCTGACTGGAAGCAATTACCACCTATGGACCTCAAATTTTTTAAATGCTTTCGAGGCTAGGAGTAAGGTTGGGATGGTGGATGGTACTCTTCCTATACCAGCTGAATATGATCCTAATTTTCCACTATGGAAGCAATGCAATGGGCTCATCAAGACATGGATCACAAACTCTGTTGCACCTAATATTCAATAAAGTATTTCAGGTTGGAAAACAACAGCAGCAGAGGTCTGGACAGATTTGAAGAACAGGTATTCTGTGACAAATCTCATGAGAGTTTTTGAAATATCTAAAGAAATCTCAAGTATAAAGCAACTCTCTATGTCAGTCAATGACTATTATAGCAAATTGAAGAGTTTATGGGATGAAATGCAAGAATATGAAGGCTTGACACATTGCAAATGTGGCAACTGCAAGTGTGAAGTTCTTAAACCAGTTCTCATCAAGAAGAATCAAGAAAAGGTCATGCAGTTTTTAATGGGCTTGAATGAGAGCTGTGGAATTATCAGTCAGATCATCCTCAAAGAGCCCTTCCCAGACATTACACAAGCATTTAACATGGCTTCTCAAGAAGAAACTAAACAAAAGATGATTGAGAAGGCTCCTGTTGTTACTCAAGAAGCACTCATTATGGCAGTAAACAAGTTCAATGGCTCAAACAACAATGGAAGCTCAAATAACGGAGGTTCAAAGCCTTTTTACAAGAACAATCAGAACAAAAGAGAAGCACAAGGGACTAGCAAGTTTCAGCAAGGCAACAAAGATTCACAGTTTTGCAACTACTGCAAACTCACCAACCACAcaatagacaagtgtttcaaaCTGAATGGCTTCCCCAATCAGCCCACAAAGAAGCCAAGGTACAATAACCAAAATCACAACTTTACAAAGCCATCAGTCAATCAGGTTGGAAAAGATAATGGACAGAAAATGACAATGGAATTCATAGAAGATCAGTACCATCAAATTATCAACCTACTACAAAACAAAGGTA
This genomic interval carries:
- the LOC120007472 gene encoding uncharacterized protein LOC120007472, with the protein product MASQEETKQKMIEKAPVVTQEALIMAVNKFNGSNNNGSSNNGGSKPFYKNNQNKREAQGTSKFQQGNKDSQFCNYCKLTNHTIDKCFKLNGFPNQPTKKPRYNNQNHNFTKPSVNQVGKDNGQKMTMEFIEDQYHQIINLLQNKGTHSDESTVKQSQAASVSGHSHFGEDWLGNEA